The Mycobacterium riyadhense sequence CATAGATCTGTTGGTAGATGTTCTCCTTGACGACACAGGGAGACGTCGCGAATACCTCCTCGTCCGGCAGCGCGCCGGCCATCCCGCCCGCGACGTTCTTCGGATAGCTGTCGTGCACCAGCACATCCGAGGACTGCGCTCGGGTGAAGTCGGTGATCGCCGGCAGGGGTTCGTAGTCGACGTCAACCAGTTCGATCGCGTCCTCGGCGACGTACCGGCTCTCGGCTATCACCAGCGCTACCGGATCCCCGACGAACTTTGCCTCGCCCTGGGCCAGCGGCGGCCGCGGCGTGTCCGGCACGTCCTTGCCCGCTACGGCGTGCCAGGCCTCCCTGACATCCGGGTTGAGGTCGTCGGCGGTGAACACCGCATGCACGCCGGGTAGCGCCAGTGCGGCGGAGGGGTCGATGCCGTTGATTCGGGCGCGGGCAAAGGGACTGCGCACAAAGCAGGCATGCAGCATGCCGGGGCGGGTGAGGTCGTCGACGAAGCCGCCGCGGCCGGTCAATAGCCGGCCGTCTTCGACCCGCGGGACGCGGGCGCCGGCATACCGGGGCGAGACGGCCCCCCGCACGTCCTGAGTCATCGTGCTCCATCCCGTTGTCGCCTGGCGAGAAGCTCAATGTCATCATATGAGAGTGTCGTTATCGGAGTCGATAGTTGTCGGCGTCTTACTGGCCGCGGGCGCCGGCCGCCGGTATGGCAAGCCGAAGGTGCTGGTCGAGGGCTGGCTGGACGCCGCGGTGAGCGCGTTGCGCGACGGCGGCTGCGCCGATGTCATTGTGGTGCTCGGTGCCGCCGAGATTCCGGCCCCATCGGGTGTCATTGCGATCACCGCGCCGGACTGGCAGCAGGGTCTTAGCGCCTCGGTTCGTGCCGGTTTGGCCGAGGCGAAACGCCGAAATGCGGACTACGCCGCCTTGCACGTGATTGATACTCCCGACGTCGACGCCAAGGTGGTTGCTCGGGTCGTTGACCGCGCATTTACATCCCGCAGCGGTCTGGCGCGGGCATACTTCGGCGACCGGCCGGGCCATCCGGTGGTCATCGCGCGCGAGCATTGGCCCGACGTGCTGGTCCGGATTCGCGGGGATCAGGGTGCGGCCGCATACCTACGCAGTGCCCCCGGTGTCGAGGCTGTGGAATGTGCGGACCTGGCTAGCGGTCGCGACGTCGACGAGCCGGGCTCTGCCGGGCGCGCCGGTTCATGCCGTCGATAACCCAGTTGGCCCAATCGATTTCATGCTGGGTCCAACGCAGACCCTGCTCCAGAACCGCTCGGGCGAAGAAGGCGTCGTCATCTTCGGACCAGTCGTAGGACTCCAGGATCTCCCGGTAGTGGGCGTGCTCCCGCTCGGATAGCGACCGCAGTGACTGCAGGTACTCCTGCGCCTGGCTGGCCGTGAGCTGGCCAAGGAGGAGGAC is a genomic window containing:
- a CDS encoding nucleotidyltransferase family protein, which translates into the protein MSLSESIVVGVLLAAGAGRRYGKPKVLVEGWLDAAVSALRDGGCADVIVVLGAAEIPAPSGVIAITAPDWQQGLSASVRAGLAEAKRRNADYAALHVIDTPDVDAKVVARVVDRAFTSRSGLARAYFGDRPGHPVVIAREHWPDVLVRIRGDQGAAAYLRSAPGVEAVECADLASGRDVDEPGSAGRAGSCRR